The Catalinimonas alkaloidigena genome segment ACTCGCTCGTATCGCCAAACTCAGCGCCCATAAAGAGCAGCTTGGTGCCGGGGTGGCCGTACATGTAGCCGTACAGATTGCGCAGGTTCGCGAACTTCTGCCAGTCGTCGCCGGGCATTTTGTAGATGAGCGGCTGTTTGCCGTACACCACTTCGTCGTGCGACAGGGGAAGCATAAAATTCTCTGAGAAGCCATACACCGTGCTGAACGTAATCGTGTTGTGGTGATGGCTCCGGTTGATGGGATCTTCCTTGAAATACGACAGCGTATCGTGCATCCAGCCCATCATCCACTTCATGCCGAACCCAAGGCCACCGTTGTAGGTCGGGTGCGAAACTCCCGCGTAAGCGGTCGATTCCTCGGCGATGGTGTGCACACTGGGGAAATTCTCGTACACGGCAACGTTGAACTCCTGCAGGAACTGAATGGCCTCCAGGTTTTCGCGTCCGCCGTATTTGTTCGGAATCCACTCGCCTTCTTTGCGCGAGTAGTCGCGGTACAGCATCGACGCCACCGCATCGACCCGCAGGCCATCGGCGTGGTACTTGTCCAGCCAGAACAAGGCGTTGGAGATCAGGAAAGCTTTGACCTCGTTGCGTCCGTAGTTGAAGATGGCGCTGTTCCAGTCGGGGTGGTAGCCCTCACGTGGGTCGGCGTGCTCGAACAGGTGTGTGCCGTCGAAATAAATCGGGCCGTGCAGGTCGGTCGGGAAGTGCGACGGAACCCAGTCGAGAATCACGCCGATGCCTTCCTTGTGCAGGGCATCCACAAGGTACATAAAATCCTGGGGCGTGCCGTAGCGGCTCGAAACGGCGTAGTAGCCCGTTACCTGATACCCCCACGAGCCGTGGAACGGGTGCTCCATGATGGGCATAAACTCCACGTGGGTGAAGCCCATTTCCTTCAGGTAGGCCGGGAGTTGCGCAGCCAGTTCGCGGTAGCTGAGCGAGCGGAAGCCCTCTTCCGGAACGCGTTTCCACGAGCCCAGGTGCATTTCGTAAACGGACATCGGTTGAGACTGCCCGGCGCGCGCGTCGCGCTCCTGCATCCACGCCTGGTCGTTCCAGTCGTAGGCCATGTCCCAGACGATGGACGCCGTGCCCGGCGGAATCTCACGCCAGAAGGCATACGGATCGGTTTTGTCGACCGTATAGCCGTTGTATTTCGACGCAATGTGGTACTTGTAAAGCGAGCCGTGCTGCACTTCGGGAATAAAGACTTCCCAGATGCCGGAATCGTCGTCCTGACGACCGCCCATCGGGTGGGCACCGGCGTCCCAGTTGTTGAAATCCCCGATCACAGAAACGTAGTGCGCGTTGGGTGCCCACACGGCGAAGTAAGTCCCTTTCACACCGTTGTGCTCCATAATGTGCGCCCCCAGCTTTTCGTAGAGCTTGAAGTGTCGCCCTTCCCGGAACAGGTGGATGTCCATGTCGGTCAGCAGCGAAAGATCGTACTGCGCCGGCGCGTGCGTCACCTCGTGGGTCGGTGCCCCGGTCGGGACTTCCGTGACGTTTTCGGGTTTGGCTGGGGTAGCATGGGTATCGGCTCCGCTTTCGAGAGAAATGTCGGTTGATGAATTCATAGCGTTTTTGTCTTCCTCCTGAGAAACCGATGCTGAAGTTGAGGTCGCCTTTGGCGCTTTTTTCGCCTTGGTCGCCGACTTTTTTGCCGCAGGCTTGGCCGAAGTTGCCGCAGCCGCAGAGGCCCCTTGTTTGGCCGGTGTGGCGCTGGCCTTTGCCTTTTTTGCAGCCGGTTTGGCGGCTACCGGTTTAGTGGCCTTGGGCGCTTCGACTGCCTTGGATTCCGCTGCGGGTGCCTTTTGGGCCGGAGCCTTGGGCTTGGGGGCCGCCTTCTTGACCGGTGCTGCCGCAGCTTCCGTTTTGGCCGGAGCAGGTTCGGCCTTGGCCGACGGAGCCGAAGCCTTGGCTTTGGTGCTCGTCGGTTTGGCTTGGGCGGACGCCGATTGGGTAGCGGCCTTGGTAGCGGCCGGTTTTTTGTCGGGCGTCAGCTTGGGTTTAACTTCCTTTGCAACTTTCTTAGAATCAGGTTTCTTATCAGGCATAAGTTAAAGTCTTCTTTTCTGTAACTACGAGGAGAGACTACTCTTCGTTTTTCGAATCTTCCAGCAGCTTCCGAATGCCACGCAGCGGAATGCCCACCCAGTTGGGGCGGTTGTTCAGTTCGTAGCCCAGTTCGTAAACCGCTTTTTCCAGAAGGAAAATCTGCAGCAGCAGATTGAGATCGTCCTTGTCTTCGGGAATGAAGTCGTAGCCCTGCACGGCCTTCAGGTAACGGCGCATGAAGAAGCCGCTGATGTAATGGTACCACTGTTCGGCCCAGGGCTCGAACTCCGACTGGTTGGCGCTCTCCTGCTGGAACAGCGCGTTGTAGGCGGCATAGTGGAACGAGCGAATCATGCCGGCCACGTCGCGCAGCGGGGAGCGCTTCAGGCGGCGTTCCGAGAACGACCGGGCAGGTTCGCCTTCGAAGTCGATGATGACGAAATCTTTCCCCGTAAACAGCACCTGCCCCAGGTGGTAGTCGCCGTGGTTGCGGATTTTCATCGCTTCGAACTTATGGCTGTAGATGCGCTTCATGGTGGCCAGGGCTTCTTCGCGCGTGGCCAACACCGCCTTGGCATCGTCTACCCAGGCTTCGGGCAACTTGGAAAGCTGCTTCTTCAGGCTGGCATAGTTGTTCTTCACCAGACCTTGCAGCGACGAGTAGAGCGACCGCTGGTAGTGGAGCGAGAAAGCATCCGGCTCGAAACCCTCGTCTTTCGGACGCGAGGCCAGCGCGATGTGCATTTCGGCCGTGCGTTGGGCCAGCAGACCCACCCGCTCCACATAAGCGCCGCCGATGATGTTTTTCAGCACTTCGGGCATCTCCTCGAACGAGGCGGGCTCGGTCAGGCTGCCGATCAGCGGCGGAACTTTGGTTTTTTCACTGACGGCGATCACACGTTCGAAATAGCGCCGCAGCGAATCGTTGAAGTACGTCCAGGCATCGCCCTGATTCGACGCCAGTTCCTGCATCATCGCCAGCACGATGGCGGCTTTACCGCGTTGTAACTCAGCTGAGCCGAGGAACTTCGGCGTGTTGGGGAAGCCCGCCTTTTCGGTCAGGAACCGCGTAATTTCCAGGTCGGGGTTGATCGTATGGTCCAGCTTGCGGTAGATCTTCAGGAAGTACTTGTCCTGATAGATAATGGACGTATTGCTCTGTTCGGCACTCAGGACCCGCGAGCGCGCCATGCCGACGGCTTCGTTGCGGCCCACTTGCTTGGCCGCACTGAACACCAGCTCACTGCCATCCAGTTTAACCCGCCGCCGCTTGGTCAGCCCTTTGAACAGGTACTGCCGGAAGGCTTCGTCGTAAACCCCGTCGTACAACATGGTGTTGAAACCTCGGACCGCAATCGGCGCGATCAGCGCCTGAGGCGACTGTTCCTGCAACTGCTCCACCCGGCTCTCGTTCGCAGCGACCGACAGCGGAAGCTGGTAAAGTTCGGGCAGCCCTTCGTTGTAGGTGACTTCGAGGATGGCCAGCGCCATCTGCTCGCCCTTGTCGCCCATGGGCAGCAGTTCGAGGATGTCCATCTTCTGTACGACGCGAGCTTTGCCCCCGAACCAACGGCAACGGAACAGGTAGGTCGGCAGAATCTCTTCCACCAGCACACGACGGCTTCCTTCGTCAAAAATGGTTTCCCAGCGGTCCAGCTCCAGCATCGGTTCCGCTCCCAGCGATTCGGCTTCTAGGCCGGCCCGCTCGGTTTTCAGTTGGAACCAGAAATAGCCGAAAGGAGCCAGCGTCAGCGGGTATTGGTCGCGGGTGATGTAAGGGAACTTGTTTTTGCTGAAGATCTCGTGCGGCACGTAGCCCTTGAACTCCGGAATGTCGAGGTCTACCGCTTCGGCAAAGCGCGAAAGGTTGACGACCACCAGAATGGCTTCATCTTCGTAACAGCGGACAAAGGCCAGCACCTTGGCGTTGCTGGTTTGCAAGAAGCGAATGTCGCCCCGCCCGAAGGCCACGTGGCGTTTCCGCATCTCGATGCTGCGCTTCATCCACCAAAACAGCGAGTTCTGATTGCGCTGCTGGTTTTCGACGTTGACCGACTCGTACTGGTATTCCGGGTCGAGAATTACCGGCAGGTACAACTGCTGCGGATTGGCGTCCGAAAAACCGGCGTTGCGGTCGGCGTTCCACTGCATTGGCGTCCGTACGCCGTCGCGGTCACCCAGGTAATAGTTGTCGCCCATCCCAATTTCGTCGCCGTAATACAACACCGGCGTGCCGGGCAGTGAGAAGAGCAGCACGTTCATCAGCTCGATCTTCCGCCGGTCGTTTTCCAGCAGCGGAGCCAGGCGGTGGCGGATGCCCAGGTTGATGCGGGCCATCGGGTCGCGGACGTACACCTTGTACATGTAGTCGCGTTCCTCGTCGGTCACCATTTCCAGCGTCAGTTCGTCGTGGTTGCGCAGGAACATGGCCCACTGGCAATTGGACGGGATGTCGGGCGTCTGTTCCATGATGTCGATGATGGGGTGCCGGTCCTCCATTTTCACCGCCATGAACAGCCGTGGCATGATCGGGAAGTGGAAGTTCATGTGGCACTCGTCGCCATCACCGAAGTACGAGGCGGCCTGTTCGGGCCACATGTTGGCTTCGGCCAGGAACATCTTGTCGTCGTATTTCGAATCCAGGTGCGCCCGCAGCTTCTTCAGAAAGTCGTGGGTTTCGGGCAGGTTTTCGCAGTTGGTATTTTCCCGCTCGAACAGGTACGGAATGGCGTCGAGCCGGAATCCGTCCACGCCCATGTCGGCCCAGTAATCGATCATCTTGAATACCTCCTGCTGTACGCGGGGGCTATCGAAGTTCAGGTCGGGCTGGTGGCTGTAGAACCGGTGCCAGTAGTAGGCCTTCGCCACGGGGTCCCACGTCCAGTTCGACGCCTCAAAATCCTGGAAGATGATGCGCGTGTCTTTGTACTTGTGGGGATCGTCGCTCCAGACGTAGTAGTCGCGGTAGGGCGAGCCGGGTTTGGCTTCGCGTGCCCGCTGAAACCACGGATGGCGGTCGGACGTGTGGTTGATGACCAGTTCCGTAATCACTTTCAGGCCCCGTGCGTGCGCTTCTTTCAGGAAGTTCTTGAAGTCGCGGATCGTCCCGTACGATGGGTTGATGCTGTAATAGTCGGCGATGTCGTAACCGTCGTCGCGCAGGGGAGAAGGATAGAAGGGCAAGAGCCAGATGGCCGTGACGCCCAGGTTCTGCAGGTAATCGAGTTTTTGCATCAGTCCTTTGAAATCGCCGATGCCGTCACCGTTGCTATCCTTAAAAGCTTTGATGTGAAGTTCGTAGATAATGGCGTCTTTGTACCAAAGAAGATTCGCGTCCTTCTTCTCTTTGCGCGCTTTGCTCATATACGGGAGGAAAGTTAAAGTCGGGTTAGGTTAGTTTCTTACGGGGAAGTGGGGCATTAGGGTTTATACGCTGGGTTCCCACCCCGGCGCATATTGGCGCGACCAATACTTCATGGCCTCCATGTCGCCCTGGATGTGGCCGGTTTTCGGATTGCACGACAGCGACCGCCCCACAAACTGCGAGATGTTGCCCAGATGGCACAGCAGCGTGGAAATGTGCGCGTCGGCAATGGGGGAGTGGAGGGCCTGCCCGGACCGAATGCCGTCGAAAAAGTTGTTCATGTGGAAGATGTCGAGTGCGCCTTCGCCCAACGTATTGGTGGTGGCGCTTTCGGCTTTTTCCAGCACTTCTTTGATCAGCTTGCCGTCCATGTCGTACGCCCAGTAGCCGTTGCGGTCTAGCATCACGGTGCCCTCGGAGCCGTGGATGGTGGCGCCGCGCCCCCGGTCGTAGAAGTTGAACGGATTGCAGCTTTTGCCCTCCCAGGTAATCATTTTATTGTCGGGAAATTCGTAGCTCACCACCTGCGTGTCAGGAAATTCCCAATCGTCGCCTTGGTAATGATAGCGCCCGCCCGACGCACTGACCTTGGTGGGGTAGTCCACCCCCAGGGCCCAGCGGCACACGTCGATTTCGTGCGTGCCGTTGTTGTGGATTTCGCCGGTGCCCCAGTTTTTAAACCAGTGCCAGTTGTAATGCACCACGTTGTCGCGGTAAGCTTCGCGCGGCGCCGGTCCCTGCCACAGTTCCCAGTCGAGCCAGGCCGGTGGCGCCACCTCGTTGCCGTTGCCGATGGGCTTACGGTTGTTGCTGTACCAGGCCTTGCCGAAATAAGGTGTGCCGATGATGCCCTCCCGGATGTCTTTAACGGCCTGGATGGACGTCGGCGCGGAACGTTGCTGGTTGCCCATCTGAATGAGCTTGCCGTAACGCTTTTGCGCTTCCACCAGCATTTCGCCTTCGCGCGGGTTGTGGCTGCACGGCTTTTCGACGTAGACGTGTTTTCCGGCCTGTACGCCCATCAGCGCCATCGGTGCGTGCCAGTGCTCGGGCGTGGCGATCGTGATGGCATCGAGGTTTTTCTGGTCCAGCAGACGGCGGATGTCTTTTTCGCCTTTCGGCGTTTTGCCGGTTTTCTGCTTCACTTCGGTCAGCGTCGATTCCAGCACTTTGCTATCCACATCGCAGATGTATGCGACTTCCGCATTGTTGCCTTTCGAGATGGCCGTGATGTGGGCCTTGCCCCGGTTGTTGGTGCCGATTACAGCCAGGTGGATGCGGTCGTTGGCACCCAGAATGCGACGGTAGCTCTGCGGACTGGCAGCGAACGCCGACCCGAACGTACTTGCGCCGAGGGCATTCACGCCGAGCGCCAGACCGGCGGTGCCCACAACCGATTTTTTGAGAAATTCCCTCCGATGGTGGCTCATGTGTGGTGGTGATGATGGGGTTTAACGTGGCATATAATTTTCGAGGCGGAACACGTGGACCGGCATGCCGTAGGGGTGTAGCTCCACATAGTTCCATTCGTTGAACCAATTGTAGTGCGCTTCCGTGAGCAGATCGTGGGCCACGTAGCCGGTGTGCGGCGCGATGCCCAGGTCCCAGACCGGCACCCGAACCCAGCCGGATTGCATGTTGTGCGGGTCGAGGTTTACGACCACGACGATGATGTTGCCCGTCCGCTCGTCGCGCTTGCCGTAGCAGAGAATCGCTTCGTTGGCACAATCGCCGAAGTGGATGTTCCAGGTCGACTGCAAGGCCGGGTTCTCTTTCCGAATCCAGTTGATCTTCGTGATGACGTCACGGATCTTGGTGTACTGATCCCAGTCCCAGTGCTTGACCTCGTATTTCTCAGAATTGAGGTACTCTTCCTTGCCGTGGGCCACGGGCGTGTTGATGCCGAATTCGTAGACAGGACCGTAGAGGCCGTAGTTCGACGACATGGTGGCCGCCATCACCACGCGGGTGATAAATGCCGGTTCGCCGCCTTGTTGCAGCGACCCGGGCAGGATGTCGGGCGTGTTGGGCCAGAAGTTGGGGCGGAAGTACTCGCGCATGTCAGTGCGCGTCAATTCCGTCATGTACTGCTTCAGTTCCCACGCCGAATTGCGCCAGGTAAAATACGTATACGATTGCGTATAGCCAATTTTCGCGAGCCGTTCCATCACCCGGGGACGCGTGAAGGCTTCTGCCAGAAAGATGGTTTCCGGGTGCTCTTTGCGGATCTCGCCGATGCACCACTCCCAGAAGTAGAACGACTTGGTGTGCGGATTATCGACCCGGAAAACCGTCACCCC includes the following:
- the glgB gene encoding 1,4-alpha-glucan branching protein GlgB translates to MPDKKPDSKKVAKEVKPKLTPDKKPAATKAATQSASAQAKPTSTKAKASAPSAKAEPAPAKTEAAAAPVKKAAPKPKAPAQKAPAAESKAVEAPKATKPVAAKPAAKKAKASATPAKQGASAAAATSAKPAAKKSATKAKKAPKATSTSASVSQEEDKNAMNSSTDISLESGADTHATPAKPENVTEVPTGAPTHEVTHAPAQYDLSLLTDMDIHLFREGRHFKLYEKLGAHIMEHNGVKGTYFAVWAPNAHYVSVIGDFNNWDAGAHPMGGRQDDDSGIWEVFIPEVQHGSLYKYHIASKYNGYTVDKTDPYAFWREIPPGTASIVWDMAYDWNDQAWMQERDARAGQSQPMSVYEMHLGSWKRVPEEGFRSLSYRELAAQLPAYLKEMGFTHVEFMPIMEHPFHGSWGYQVTGYYAVSSRYGTPQDFMYLVDALHKEGIGVILDWVPSHFPTDLHGPIYFDGTHLFEHADPREGYHPDWNSAIFNYGRNEVKAFLISNALFWLDKYHADGLRVDAVASMLYRDYSRKEGEWIPNKYGGRENLEAIQFLQEFNVAVYENFPSVHTIAEESTAYAGVSHPTYNGGLGFGMKWMMGWMHDTLSYFKEDPINRSHHHNTITFSTVYGFSENFMLPLSHDEVVYGKQPLIYKMPGDDWQKFANLRNLYGYMYGHPGTKLLFMGAEFGDTSEWNHDGTLNWHLLEYDNHKGLRNWLKDVNKVYQQEKALYELPFDPSGFEWVDISDHNNSVIAFLRKSKDGAEKIMVVCNFTPVPRDNYRLGSPEAGTWTELLNSDNHDYGGSGVNNPYPIHTEAINKHGRPHSLSLTLSPLGVSYLKFQAD
- the treS gene encoding maltose alpha-D-glucosyltransferase, whose protein sequence is MSKARKEKKDANLLWYKDAIIYELHIKAFKDSNGDGIGDFKGLMQKLDYLQNLGVTAIWLLPFYPSPLRDDGYDIADYYSINPSYGTIRDFKNFLKEAHARGLKVITELVINHTSDRHPWFQRAREAKPGSPYRDYYVWSDDPHKYKDTRIIFQDFEASNWTWDPVAKAYYWHRFYSHQPDLNFDSPRVQQEVFKMIDYWADMGVDGFRLDAIPYLFERENTNCENLPETHDFLKKLRAHLDSKYDDKMFLAEANMWPEQAASYFGDGDECHMNFHFPIMPRLFMAVKMEDRHPIIDIMEQTPDIPSNCQWAMFLRNHDELTLEMVTDEERDYMYKVYVRDPMARINLGIRHRLAPLLENDRRKIELMNVLLFSLPGTPVLYYGDEIGMGDNYYLGDRDGVRTPMQWNADRNAGFSDANPQQLYLPVILDPEYQYESVNVENQQRNQNSLFWWMKRSIEMRKRHVAFGRGDIRFLQTSNAKVLAFVRCYEDEAILVVVNLSRFAEAVDLDIPEFKGYVPHEIFSKNKFPYITRDQYPLTLAPFGYFWFQLKTERAGLEAESLGAEPMLELDRWETIFDEGSRRVLVEEILPTYLFRCRWFGGKARVVQKMDILELLPMGDKGEQMALAILEVTYNEGLPELYQLPLSVAANESRVEQLQEQSPQALIAPIAVRGFNTMLYDGVYDEAFRQYLFKGLTKRRRVKLDGSELVFSAAKQVGRNEAVGMARSRVLSAEQSNTSIIYQDKYFLKIYRKLDHTINPDLEITRFLTEKAGFPNTPKFLGSAELQRGKAAIVLAMMQELASNQGDAWTYFNDSLRRYFERVIAVSEKTKVPPLIGSLTEPASFEEMPEVLKNIIGGAYVERVGLLAQRTAEMHIALASRPKDEGFEPDAFSLHYQRSLYSSLQGLVKNNYASLKKQLSKLPEAWVDDAKAVLATREEALATMKRIYSHKFEAMKIRNHGDYHLGQVLFTGKDFVIIDFEGEPARSFSERRLKRSPLRDVAGMIRSFHYAAYNALFQQESANQSEFEPWAEQWYHYISGFFMRRYLKAVQGYDFIPEDKDDLNLLLQIFLLEKAVYELGYELNNRPNWVGIPLRGIRKLLEDSKNEE
- a CDS encoding Gfo/Idh/MocA family protein produces the protein MSHHRREFLKKSVVGTAGLALGVNALGASTFGSAFAASPQSYRRILGANDRIHLAVIGTNNRGKAHITAISKGNNAEVAYICDVDSKVLESTLTEVKQKTGKTPKGEKDIRRLLDQKNLDAITIATPEHWHAPMALMGVQAGKHVYVEKPCSHNPREGEMLVEAQKRYGKLIQMGNQQRSAPTSIQAVKDIREGIIGTPYFGKAWYSNNRKPIGNGNEVAPPAWLDWELWQGPAPREAYRDNVVHYNWHWFKNWGTGEIHNNGTHEIDVCRWALGVDYPTKVSASGGRYHYQGDDWEFPDTQVVSYEFPDNKMITWEGKSCNPFNFYDRGRGATIHGSEGTVMLDRNGYWAYDMDGKLIKEVLEKAESATTNTLGEGALDIFHMNNFFDGIRSGQALHSPIADAHISTLLCHLGNISQFVGRSLSCNPKTGHIQGDMEAMKYWSRQYAPGWEPSV